The following coding sequences lie in one Cucurbita pepo subsp. pepo cultivar mu-cu-16 chromosome LG13, ASM280686v2, whole genome shotgun sequence genomic window:
- the LOC111808619 gene encoding myosin-3-like isoform X1, with product MFKSARWRSEKNKVKAEFKLQFYVTQVSQSVVDALTLSVVPGDVGKPTARLDKVTVTDGSCKWETPVYETVKFVRDTKSGKINEKTYYFLVSMGRAKSRVLGEVSINLADYADATKSSSVSLPLKNSNSDVVLHVLIQKLQAKIEPREGEDFDNVSIGSQETSLKSYLSNGEVDESIKSNCTEDEQISKSPHDFELNGDCRESSGSDITLSSSESSSGFDTPREHQPVSLSALPRTPVTSLSTTTNKENQRSQSIWPLGSDHGVSIDESSDDMPPVDRSGPVMRSEERVVNIEIEKLKAELVGFSRQAEVSELELQTLRKQIVKESKRGQDLSKEIVILKEERDSLREECEKLKSKSKNKMELEDKKIEALLEETKEELNQEKELNANIRLQLQKTQKANDELILAMRDLEEMLEQKNGPSVRLYDRSRFSENAEGFYNTISKCESENDEEQKALENLVKQHSDANETYLLEQKVVDLYSEVEFYKREKDELEMIMEQLALDYEILKQENHGMSYKLEQCELQEKLDMKEECTPSATIVELETHIEHLDRELKQRSKDFSDSLSTIKELEAHMQALEEELEQQAEKFVADLEDMTCAKIEQEQRAILAEEDLRKTRSRNASTAKRLQEELKRVSLQIVSTFDANEKVAAKAVAESIELQLQKIQLDEKLVSTNKELQSVKEESDAKLRELSNLVDLQTRQIEQMFLELHTKSKLLDRQEIQKEVCESLSREILLLKYEIERLTRENKSLKEGESLNQIKNMERNELVTAIALIMKEGEKFQNELNRRRHQNVEHEISMGCLQTELEVLRDHCSDLKHSLVEGEIEKDKLRHQVFLLNDDLKKVKEFNGVDMLWHSDEQAAACDGVEAFTESTKSTASESSPKEVAALKGKIELLERKISLKEDAIETLASKISEKAMDFQLTIEELESKLEEVVPTSKIQEEDNQGQSKNTSSSIEYGNGVSVGRNDIISPETDKLDDSDNNGDKFSTELALLRERNKSMESELKEMQERYSEISLKFAEQEVAVGRIEALDIVMSDRCSVEDFMKLKGKNTGKDAAGRVGQVAG from the exons ATGTTTAAGTCGGCGAGATGGAGGAGTGAGAAGAATAAGGTTAAAGCGGAATTTAAGTTGCAGTTTTATGTTACTCAG GTTTCACAGTCAGTGGTGGATGCACTGACGTTATCCGTGGTTCCTGGAGATGTGGGAAAGCCAACTGCAAGACTGGATAAAGTCACAGTTACAGATGGGAGTTGCAAATGGGAAACTCCAGTTTATGAAACAGTCAAGTTCGTGCGGGACACAAAATCTGGGAAAATCAATGAGAAAACCTATTACTTCCTCGTCTCAATG GGACGAGCAAAATCAAGGGTTCTTGGGGAGGTTTCTATCAATTTAGCTGATTATGCAGATGCCACAAAATCTTCTTCTGTTTCTCTTCCCCTAAAGAATTCCAATTCTGATGTGGTTTTGCAT GTTTTGATACAGAAGCTGCAGGCTAAAATTGAGCCAAG AGAGGGGGAAGATTTTGACAATGTCAGCATTGGATCTCAGGAAACGAGCTTGAAATCATACTTGAGCAATGGTGAAGTAGATGAAAGCATTAAAAGCAATTGTACTGAA GACGAGCAGATTAGCAAGAGCCCTCATGATTTTGAACTAAATGGTGACTGTAGAGAATCAAGTGGATCTGATATTACATTGTCAAGTTCTGAGAGCAGCTCTGGATTTGATACTCCACGAGAACATCAACCTGTTAGTTTATCAGCACTTCCTCGCACACCAGTGACATCCCTTTCAACAACCACTAACAAGGAGAATCAAAGATCACAATCGATATGGCCCCTTGGTTCCGATCATGGAGTAAGCATAGATGAATCATCAGATGACATGCCTCCCGTAGACAGGTCTGGACCAGTAATGAGGTCTGAAGAAAGAGTTGTAAATATTGAGATTGAAAAGCTCAAGGCTGAGCTTGTTGGCTTTTCCAGGCAGGCAGAAGTTTCAGAATTGGAATTGCAGACACTTCGAAAGCAAATTGTCAAAGAAAGTAAAAGGGGTCAGGATCTGTCTAAAGAAATTGTCATTttgaaagaggagagagattCACTCAGGGAGGAATGCGAGAAactcaaatccaaatccaaaaataaaatggagttGGAGGATAAGAAAATAGAGGCTCTTCTGGAAGAAACAAAGGAAGAACTAAACCAGGAAAAGGAATTAAATGCCAACATTCGCCTACAACTCCAGAAGACCCAGAAAGCTAATGATGAGTTGATTCTTGCGATGCGAGACCTAGAGGAAATGTTAGAGCAGAAAAATGGTCCAAGCGTTCGTCTCTATGACAGATCAAGATTTTCTGAGAATGCTGAAGGGTTCTATAATACCATTTCCAAGTGTGAATCTGAGAACGATGAGGAGCAGAAGGCATTGGAAAATCTTGTTAAGCAGCATAGTGATGCAAATGAAACATATCTTCTGGAACAAAAGGTTGTTGACCTATATAGTGAAGTAGAATTCtacaagagagagaaggatGAATTAGAAATGATTATGGAACAACTAGCACTTGactatgaaatactgaaacaGGAAAATCATGGCATGTCATATAAACTGGAGCAATGTGAACTGCAGGAGAAACTTGACATGAAAGAAGAATGTACGCCCTCAGCAACCATAGTAGAGCTGGAAACACACATAGAACACTTGGATAGGGAACTTAAGCAGCGGTCAAAAGATTTCTCTGATTCTTTGAGCACCATAAAAGAACTTGAAGCCCATATGCAGGCCTTGGAGGAAGAGCTGGAGCAGCAAGCTGAAAAATTTGTAGCTGATCTAGAAGATATGACATGTGCTAAAATTGAGCAGGAGCAAAGAGCCATCCTAGCAGAGGAGGACTTGAGGAAGACAAGGTCGAGAAATGCTAGTACAGCAAAAAGGCTTCAAGAAGAACTCAAACGGGTTTCTTTGCAGATAGTCTCGACATTTGATGCAAATGAGAAGGTAGCTGCTAAAGCAGTGGCAGAATCTATCGAGCTGCAACTGCAGAAGATTCAATTAGATGAAAAACTTGTGTCTACTAATAAAGAGCTTCAATCAGTTAAGGAGGAGTCTGACGCTAAGCTCCGTGAACTCTCAAACCTGGTAGATTTGCAAACAAGACAGATCGAACAGATGTTTTTAGAACTTCATACAAAATCTAAGCTGCTTGATCGACAGGAGATTCAAAAAGAAGTTTGTGAATCTCTCTCGAGAGAGATTTTGTTACTCAAGTATGAAATTGAAAGGCTCACAAGAGAAAATAAGTCTCTCAAGGAAGGAGAGAGCTTGAACCAGATCAAAAACATGGAAAGAAATGAACTGGTAACAGCCATCGCTTTGATTATGAAAGAAGGCGAGAAGTTTCAAAACGAGTTAAATAGAAGAAGGCATCAAAATGTTGAACATGAGATATCGATGGGATGTCTACAAACAGAGTTGGAGGTGCTTAGAGATCACTGCAGTGACTTAAAACATTCTTTGGTCGAAGGGGAGATAGAGAAAGATAAACTTAGACATCAGGTCTTTCTGCTAAATGATGACCTGAAGAAGGTGAAAGAATTCAATGGTGTTGACATGCTCTGGCATAGTGATGAACAAGCAGCAGCCTGTGATGGAGTTGAAGCTTTTACAGAAAGCACTAAGTCCACTGCTTCGGAAAGCAGCCCAAAGGAGGTCGCTGCTCTAAAGGGGAAAATTGAGTTGCTTGAG AGAAAGATAAGTTTGAAAGAAGACGCCATAGAAACTCTAGCTAGTAAAATTTCCGAAAAGGCGATGGATTTTCAGCTCACAATTGAAGAGTTAGAAAGCAAATTGGAAGAAGTTGTTCCTACTAGCAAAATTCAAGAG GAAGATAACCAAGGCCAAAGCAAAAACACTTCATCATCCATTGAATATGGAAATGGCGTGTCAGTTGGGAG GAATGATATAATTTCACCAGAGACCGACAAACTTGACGACAGTGACAACAATGGTGACAAATTTTCGACAGAATTAGCATTATTAAGGGAAAGAAACAAATCAATGGAGAGTGAACTAAAGGAAATGCAAGAGAGATATTCAGAGATAAGTCTCAAGTTCGCAGAG CAGGAAGTTGCAGTTGGCAGAATTGAAGCCTTGGACATTGTCATGTCAGATAGATGCAGTGTAGAAGATTTTATGA AATTGAAGGGGAAAAATACAGGAAAAGATGCTGCAGGTAGAGTTGGTCAAGTAGCCGGTTAA
- the LOC111808619 gene encoding myosin-3-like isoform X2 — translation MFKSARWRSEKNKVKAEFKLQFYVTQVSQSVVDALTLSVVPGDVGKPTARLDKVTVTDGSCKWETPVYETVKFVRDTKSGKINEKTYYFLVSMGRAKSRVLGEVSINLADYADATKSSSVSLPLKNSNSDVVLHVLIQKLQAKIEPREGEDFDNVSIGSQETSLKSYLSNGEVDESIKSNCTEDEQISKSPHDFELNGDCRESSGSDITLSSSESSSGFDTPREHQPVSLSALPRTPVTSLSTTTNKENQRSQSIWPLGSDHGVSIDESSDDMPPVDRSGPVMRSEERVVNIEIEKLKAELVGFSRQAEVSELELQTLRKQIVKESKRGQDLSKEIVILKEERDSLREECEKLKSKSKNKMELEDKKIEALLEETKEELNQEKELNANIRLQLQKTQKANDELILAMRDLEEMLEQKNGPSVRLYDRSRFSENAEGFYNTISKCESENDEEQKALENLVKQHSDANETYLLEQKVVDLYSEVEFYKREKDELEMIMEQLALDYEILKQENHGMSYKLEQCELQEKLDMKEECTPSATIVELETHIEHLDRELKQRSKDFSDSLSTIKELEAHMQALEEELEQQAEKFVADLEDMTCAKIEQEQRAILAEEDLRKTRSRNASTAKRLQEELKRVSLQIVSTFDANEKVAAKAVAESIELQLQKIQLDEKLVSTNKELQSVKEESDAKLRELSNLVDLQTRQIEQMFLELHTKSKLLDRQEIQKEVCESLSREILLLKYEIERLTRENKSLKEGESLNQIKNMERNELVTAIALIMKEGEKFQNELNRRRHQNVEHEISMGCLQTELEVLRDHCSDLKHSLVEGEIEKDKLRHQVFLLNDDLKKVKEFNGVDMLWHSDEQAAACDGVEAFTESTKSTASESSPKEVAALKGKIELLERKISLKEDAIETLASKISEKAMDFQLTIEELESKLEEVVPTSKIQEEDNQGQSKNTSSSIEYGNGVSVGRNDIISPETDKLDDSDNNGDKFSTELALLRERNKSMESELKEMQERYSEISLKFAEEVAVGRIEALDIVMSDRCSVEDFMKLKGKNTGKDAAGRVGQVAG, via the exons ATGTTTAAGTCGGCGAGATGGAGGAGTGAGAAGAATAAGGTTAAAGCGGAATTTAAGTTGCAGTTTTATGTTACTCAG GTTTCACAGTCAGTGGTGGATGCACTGACGTTATCCGTGGTTCCTGGAGATGTGGGAAAGCCAACTGCAAGACTGGATAAAGTCACAGTTACAGATGGGAGTTGCAAATGGGAAACTCCAGTTTATGAAACAGTCAAGTTCGTGCGGGACACAAAATCTGGGAAAATCAATGAGAAAACCTATTACTTCCTCGTCTCAATG GGACGAGCAAAATCAAGGGTTCTTGGGGAGGTTTCTATCAATTTAGCTGATTATGCAGATGCCACAAAATCTTCTTCTGTTTCTCTTCCCCTAAAGAATTCCAATTCTGATGTGGTTTTGCAT GTTTTGATACAGAAGCTGCAGGCTAAAATTGAGCCAAG AGAGGGGGAAGATTTTGACAATGTCAGCATTGGATCTCAGGAAACGAGCTTGAAATCATACTTGAGCAATGGTGAAGTAGATGAAAGCATTAAAAGCAATTGTACTGAA GACGAGCAGATTAGCAAGAGCCCTCATGATTTTGAACTAAATGGTGACTGTAGAGAATCAAGTGGATCTGATATTACATTGTCAAGTTCTGAGAGCAGCTCTGGATTTGATACTCCACGAGAACATCAACCTGTTAGTTTATCAGCACTTCCTCGCACACCAGTGACATCCCTTTCAACAACCACTAACAAGGAGAATCAAAGATCACAATCGATATGGCCCCTTGGTTCCGATCATGGAGTAAGCATAGATGAATCATCAGATGACATGCCTCCCGTAGACAGGTCTGGACCAGTAATGAGGTCTGAAGAAAGAGTTGTAAATATTGAGATTGAAAAGCTCAAGGCTGAGCTTGTTGGCTTTTCCAGGCAGGCAGAAGTTTCAGAATTGGAATTGCAGACACTTCGAAAGCAAATTGTCAAAGAAAGTAAAAGGGGTCAGGATCTGTCTAAAGAAATTGTCATTttgaaagaggagagagattCACTCAGGGAGGAATGCGAGAAactcaaatccaaatccaaaaataaaatggagttGGAGGATAAGAAAATAGAGGCTCTTCTGGAAGAAACAAAGGAAGAACTAAACCAGGAAAAGGAATTAAATGCCAACATTCGCCTACAACTCCAGAAGACCCAGAAAGCTAATGATGAGTTGATTCTTGCGATGCGAGACCTAGAGGAAATGTTAGAGCAGAAAAATGGTCCAAGCGTTCGTCTCTATGACAGATCAAGATTTTCTGAGAATGCTGAAGGGTTCTATAATACCATTTCCAAGTGTGAATCTGAGAACGATGAGGAGCAGAAGGCATTGGAAAATCTTGTTAAGCAGCATAGTGATGCAAATGAAACATATCTTCTGGAACAAAAGGTTGTTGACCTATATAGTGAAGTAGAATTCtacaagagagagaaggatGAATTAGAAATGATTATGGAACAACTAGCACTTGactatgaaatactgaaacaGGAAAATCATGGCATGTCATATAAACTGGAGCAATGTGAACTGCAGGAGAAACTTGACATGAAAGAAGAATGTACGCCCTCAGCAACCATAGTAGAGCTGGAAACACACATAGAACACTTGGATAGGGAACTTAAGCAGCGGTCAAAAGATTTCTCTGATTCTTTGAGCACCATAAAAGAACTTGAAGCCCATATGCAGGCCTTGGAGGAAGAGCTGGAGCAGCAAGCTGAAAAATTTGTAGCTGATCTAGAAGATATGACATGTGCTAAAATTGAGCAGGAGCAAAGAGCCATCCTAGCAGAGGAGGACTTGAGGAAGACAAGGTCGAGAAATGCTAGTACAGCAAAAAGGCTTCAAGAAGAACTCAAACGGGTTTCTTTGCAGATAGTCTCGACATTTGATGCAAATGAGAAGGTAGCTGCTAAAGCAGTGGCAGAATCTATCGAGCTGCAACTGCAGAAGATTCAATTAGATGAAAAACTTGTGTCTACTAATAAAGAGCTTCAATCAGTTAAGGAGGAGTCTGACGCTAAGCTCCGTGAACTCTCAAACCTGGTAGATTTGCAAACAAGACAGATCGAACAGATGTTTTTAGAACTTCATACAAAATCTAAGCTGCTTGATCGACAGGAGATTCAAAAAGAAGTTTGTGAATCTCTCTCGAGAGAGATTTTGTTACTCAAGTATGAAATTGAAAGGCTCACAAGAGAAAATAAGTCTCTCAAGGAAGGAGAGAGCTTGAACCAGATCAAAAACATGGAAAGAAATGAACTGGTAACAGCCATCGCTTTGATTATGAAAGAAGGCGAGAAGTTTCAAAACGAGTTAAATAGAAGAAGGCATCAAAATGTTGAACATGAGATATCGATGGGATGTCTACAAACAGAGTTGGAGGTGCTTAGAGATCACTGCAGTGACTTAAAACATTCTTTGGTCGAAGGGGAGATAGAGAAAGATAAACTTAGACATCAGGTCTTTCTGCTAAATGATGACCTGAAGAAGGTGAAAGAATTCAATGGTGTTGACATGCTCTGGCATAGTGATGAACAAGCAGCAGCCTGTGATGGAGTTGAAGCTTTTACAGAAAGCACTAAGTCCACTGCTTCGGAAAGCAGCCCAAAGGAGGTCGCTGCTCTAAAGGGGAAAATTGAGTTGCTTGAG AGAAAGATAAGTTTGAAAGAAGACGCCATAGAAACTCTAGCTAGTAAAATTTCCGAAAAGGCGATGGATTTTCAGCTCACAATTGAAGAGTTAGAAAGCAAATTGGAAGAAGTTGTTCCTACTAGCAAAATTCAAGAG GAAGATAACCAAGGCCAAAGCAAAAACACTTCATCATCCATTGAATATGGAAATGGCGTGTCAGTTGGGAG GAATGATATAATTTCACCAGAGACCGACAAACTTGACGACAGTGACAACAATGGTGACAAATTTTCGACAGAATTAGCATTATTAAGGGAAAGAAACAAATCAATGGAGAGTGAACTAAAGGAAATGCAAGAGAGATATTCAGAGATAAGTCTCAAGTTCGCAGAG GAAGTTGCAGTTGGCAGAATTGAAGCCTTGGACATTGTCATGTCAGATAGATGCAGTGTAGAAGATTTTATGA AATTGAAGGGGAAAAATACAGGAAAAGATGCTGCAGGTAGAGTTGGTCAAGTAGCCGGTTAA
- the LOC111808619 gene encoding myosin-3-like isoform X4: MFKSARWRSEKNKVKAEFKLQFYVTQVSQSVVDALTLSVVPGDVGKPTARLDKVTVTDGSCKWETPVYETVKFVRDTKSGKINEKTYYFLVSMGRAKSRVLGEVSINLADYADATKSSSVSLPLKNSNSDVVLHVLIQKLQAKIEPREGEDFDNVSIGSQETSLKSYLSNGEVDESIKSNCTEDEQISKSPHDFELNGDCRESSGSDITLSSSESSSGFDTPREHQPVSLSALPRTPVTSLSTTTNKENQRSQSIWPLGSDHGVSIDESSDDMPPVDRSGPVMRSEERVVNIEIEKLKAELVGFSRQAEVSELELQTLRKQIVKESKRGQDLSKEIVILKEERDSLREECEKLKSKSKNKMELEDKKIEALLEETKEELNQEKELNANIRLQLQKTQKANDELILAMRDLEEMLEQKNGPSVRLYDRSRFSENAEGFYNTISKCESENDEEQKALENLVKQHSDANETYLLEQKVVDLYSEVEFYKREKDELEMIMEQLALDYEILKQENHGMSYKLEQCELQEKLDMKEECTPSATIVELETHIEHLDRELKQRSKDFSDSLSTIKELEAHMQALEEELEQQAEKFVADLEDMTCAKIEQEQRAILAEEDLRKTRSRNASTAKRLQEELKRVSLQIVSTFDANEKVAAKAVAESIELQLQKIQLDEKLVSTNKELQSVKEESDAKLRELSNLVDLQTRQIEQMFLELHTKSKLLDRQEIQKEVCESLSREILLLKYEIERLTRENKSLKEGESLNQIKNMERNELVTAIALIMKEGEKFQNELNRRRHQNVEHEISMGCLQTELEVLRDHCSDLKHSLVEGEIEKDKLRHQVFLLNDDLKKVKEFNGVDMLWHSDEQAAACDGVEAFTESTKSTASESSPKEVAALKGKIELLERKISLKEDAIETLASKISEKAMDFQLTIEELESKLEEVVPTSKIQEEDNQGQSKNTSSSIEYGNGVSVGRNDIISPETDKLDDSDNNGDKFSTELALLRERNKSMESELKEMQERYSEISLKFAEEVAVGRIEALDIVMSDRCSVEDFMSELYRGKIQEKMLQVELVK, from the exons ATGTTTAAGTCGGCGAGATGGAGGAGTGAGAAGAATAAGGTTAAAGCGGAATTTAAGTTGCAGTTTTATGTTACTCAG GTTTCACAGTCAGTGGTGGATGCACTGACGTTATCCGTGGTTCCTGGAGATGTGGGAAAGCCAACTGCAAGACTGGATAAAGTCACAGTTACAGATGGGAGTTGCAAATGGGAAACTCCAGTTTATGAAACAGTCAAGTTCGTGCGGGACACAAAATCTGGGAAAATCAATGAGAAAACCTATTACTTCCTCGTCTCAATG GGACGAGCAAAATCAAGGGTTCTTGGGGAGGTTTCTATCAATTTAGCTGATTATGCAGATGCCACAAAATCTTCTTCTGTTTCTCTTCCCCTAAAGAATTCCAATTCTGATGTGGTTTTGCAT GTTTTGATACAGAAGCTGCAGGCTAAAATTGAGCCAAG AGAGGGGGAAGATTTTGACAATGTCAGCATTGGATCTCAGGAAACGAGCTTGAAATCATACTTGAGCAATGGTGAAGTAGATGAAAGCATTAAAAGCAATTGTACTGAA GACGAGCAGATTAGCAAGAGCCCTCATGATTTTGAACTAAATGGTGACTGTAGAGAATCAAGTGGATCTGATATTACATTGTCAAGTTCTGAGAGCAGCTCTGGATTTGATACTCCACGAGAACATCAACCTGTTAGTTTATCAGCACTTCCTCGCACACCAGTGACATCCCTTTCAACAACCACTAACAAGGAGAATCAAAGATCACAATCGATATGGCCCCTTGGTTCCGATCATGGAGTAAGCATAGATGAATCATCAGATGACATGCCTCCCGTAGACAGGTCTGGACCAGTAATGAGGTCTGAAGAAAGAGTTGTAAATATTGAGATTGAAAAGCTCAAGGCTGAGCTTGTTGGCTTTTCCAGGCAGGCAGAAGTTTCAGAATTGGAATTGCAGACACTTCGAAAGCAAATTGTCAAAGAAAGTAAAAGGGGTCAGGATCTGTCTAAAGAAATTGTCATTttgaaagaggagagagattCACTCAGGGAGGAATGCGAGAAactcaaatccaaatccaaaaataaaatggagttGGAGGATAAGAAAATAGAGGCTCTTCTGGAAGAAACAAAGGAAGAACTAAACCAGGAAAAGGAATTAAATGCCAACATTCGCCTACAACTCCAGAAGACCCAGAAAGCTAATGATGAGTTGATTCTTGCGATGCGAGACCTAGAGGAAATGTTAGAGCAGAAAAATGGTCCAAGCGTTCGTCTCTATGACAGATCAAGATTTTCTGAGAATGCTGAAGGGTTCTATAATACCATTTCCAAGTGTGAATCTGAGAACGATGAGGAGCAGAAGGCATTGGAAAATCTTGTTAAGCAGCATAGTGATGCAAATGAAACATATCTTCTGGAACAAAAGGTTGTTGACCTATATAGTGAAGTAGAATTCtacaagagagagaaggatGAATTAGAAATGATTATGGAACAACTAGCACTTGactatgaaatactgaaacaGGAAAATCATGGCATGTCATATAAACTGGAGCAATGTGAACTGCAGGAGAAACTTGACATGAAAGAAGAATGTACGCCCTCAGCAACCATAGTAGAGCTGGAAACACACATAGAACACTTGGATAGGGAACTTAAGCAGCGGTCAAAAGATTTCTCTGATTCTTTGAGCACCATAAAAGAACTTGAAGCCCATATGCAGGCCTTGGAGGAAGAGCTGGAGCAGCAAGCTGAAAAATTTGTAGCTGATCTAGAAGATATGACATGTGCTAAAATTGAGCAGGAGCAAAGAGCCATCCTAGCAGAGGAGGACTTGAGGAAGACAAGGTCGAGAAATGCTAGTACAGCAAAAAGGCTTCAAGAAGAACTCAAACGGGTTTCTTTGCAGATAGTCTCGACATTTGATGCAAATGAGAAGGTAGCTGCTAAAGCAGTGGCAGAATCTATCGAGCTGCAACTGCAGAAGATTCAATTAGATGAAAAACTTGTGTCTACTAATAAAGAGCTTCAATCAGTTAAGGAGGAGTCTGACGCTAAGCTCCGTGAACTCTCAAACCTGGTAGATTTGCAAACAAGACAGATCGAACAGATGTTTTTAGAACTTCATACAAAATCTAAGCTGCTTGATCGACAGGAGATTCAAAAAGAAGTTTGTGAATCTCTCTCGAGAGAGATTTTGTTACTCAAGTATGAAATTGAAAGGCTCACAAGAGAAAATAAGTCTCTCAAGGAAGGAGAGAGCTTGAACCAGATCAAAAACATGGAAAGAAATGAACTGGTAACAGCCATCGCTTTGATTATGAAAGAAGGCGAGAAGTTTCAAAACGAGTTAAATAGAAGAAGGCATCAAAATGTTGAACATGAGATATCGATGGGATGTCTACAAACAGAGTTGGAGGTGCTTAGAGATCACTGCAGTGACTTAAAACATTCTTTGGTCGAAGGGGAGATAGAGAAAGATAAACTTAGACATCAGGTCTTTCTGCTAAATGATGACCTGAAGAAGGTGAAAGAATTCAATGGTGTTGACATGCTCTGGCATAGTGATGAACAAGCAGCAGCCTGTGATGGAGTTGAAGCTTTTACAGAAAGCACTAAGTCCACTGCTTCGGAAAGCAGCCCAAAGGAGGTCGCTGCTCTAAAGGGGAAAATTGAGTTGCTTGAG AGAAAGATAAGTTTGAAAGAAGACGCCATAGAAACTCTAGCTAGTAAAATTTCCGAAAAGGCGATGGATTTTCAGCTCACAATTGAAGAGTTAGAAAGCAAATTGGAAGAAGTTGTTCCTACTAGCAAAATTCAAGAG GAAGATAACCAAGGCCAAAGCAAAAACACTTCATCATCCATTGAATATGGAAATGGCGTGTCAGTTGGGAG GAATGATATAATTTCACCAGAGACCGACAAACTTGACGACAGTGACAACAATGGTGACAAATTTTCGACAGAATTAGCATTATTAAGGGAAAGAAACAAATCAATGGAGAGTGAACTAAAGGAAATGCAAGAGAGATATTCAGAGATAAGTCTCAAGTTCGCAGAG GAAGTTGCAGTTGGCAGAATTGAAGCCTTGGACATTGTCATGTCAGATAGATGCAGTGTAGAAGATTTTATGAGTGAGCTTTACAG GGGAAAAATACAGGAAAAGATGCTGCAGGTAGAGTTGGTCAAGTAG